A part of Streptomyces sp. NBC_01451 genomic DNA contains:
- a CDS encoding metal ABC transporter permease has translation MEFLDYAFMQRALLAAVLVGITAPAIGIYLVQRRQALMGDGIGHVAMTGVGLGFLLNTSPVWMATAVSVVGAVMMELIRWYGKTRGDIALAMLFYGGMAGGVMFINLAPTGSNANLTSYLFGSLSTVSESDVTAICVLAAFVVLVTIGLRRQLFAVSQDEEFARVTGLPVRALNLLTAITAAITVTVAMRVVGLLLVSALMVVPVAAAQQLSRSFAATFAIAVAIGVSVTIGGTVTSYYQDVPPGATIVLLTIGAFIALTALATPVARRRARAAAAAQTAGDPAECVIPASREAAGRAGV, from the coding sequence ATGGAATTCCTCGACTACGCCTTCATGCAGCGGGCCCTGCTGGCCGCGGTGCTCGTCGGCATCACGGCCCCCGCGATCGGCATCTACCTGGTCCAGCGCCGCCAGGCGCTGATGGGCGACGGAATCGGCCATGTCGCGATGACGGGCGTCGGCCTCGGCTTCCTGCTGAACACCTCACCGGTGTGGATGGCTACGGCCGTCTCCGTCGTCGGCGCGGTGATGATGGAACTCATCCGCTGGTACGGGAAGACGCGCGGCGACATCGCCCTCGCCATGCTGTTCTACGGCGGGATGGCCGGCGGCGTGATGTTCATCAACCTCGCGCCGACGGGCTCGAACGCCAACCTGACCTCGTACCTGTTCGGGTCGCTGTCGACGGTCAGCGAGTCCGACGTGACGGCGATCTGTGTGCTCGCGGCCTTCGTGGTCCTCGTCACCATCGGTCTGCGCCGACAGCTCTTCGCGGTCAGCCAGGACGAGGAGTTCGCCCGGGTGACGGGCCTGCCGGTCCGGGCCCTCAACCTCCTCACCGCGATCACGGCGGCGATCACGGTGACGGTCGCGATGCGGGTGGTGGGGTTGCTGCTGGTCAGCGCCCTGATGGTGGTTCCGGTGGCGGCGGCCCAGCAGCTCAGCCGGAGCTTCGCGGCGACGTTCGCCATCGCGGTGGCGATCGGCGTGTCCGTGACGATCGGCGGGACGGTGACCTCGTACTACCAGGATGTGCCGCCCGGTGCGACGATCGTGCTGCTGACCATCGGCGCGTTCATCGCGCTGACCGCGCTGGCGACGCCTGTGGCCCGGCGCCGGGCCCGTGCGGCGGCTGCCGCGCAGACGGCCGGGGACCCTGCGGAGTGTGTGATTCCGGCCAGCCGGGAAGCCGCCGGCCGGGCGGGCGTCTGA
- a CDS encoding metal ABC transporter solute-binding protein, Zn/Mn family — protein MNVRRLISGTAIAAATALGLGALSACSSDSSAADRDISGRLDVVASFYPMQFLAEQIGGRHVSISTLTEPGQEPHDLEISAKQTVDLQKADAVLYLKGLQPAVDEAVAQSEAKTKIDAATLTSLEDHGGTEHSHEGEEAPSDEEASALDPHVWLDPVKYAEIADGVSAAFQKADPTNAAEYKLNTKALTAKLASLDTSFENGLKNTTTKVFFTNHAAFGYLAERYGLTQEAITGVDPDSEPSAARMKELQQEAKADGVTTVFYETLVSDKTAKTLAEDANLTTDVLDPLEGITEKSRGDDYIAVMEANLKALRTALGAK, from the coding sequence ATGAACGTACGACGACTCATATCGGGCACCGCGATCGCGGCGGCCACCGCGCTCGGCCTCGGCGCCCTGTCCGCCTGCTCCTCGGATTCGAGCGCCGCCGACCGGGACATCAGCGGGAGGCTCGACGTCGTGGCGTCGTTCTATCCGATGCAGTTCCTCGCCGAGCAGATAGGCGGCAGGCACGTCTCCATCAGCACGCTGACCGAGCCCGGCCAGGAACCGCACGACCTGGAGATCAGCGCCAAGCAGACCGTCGACCTCCAGAAGGCCGACGCGGTCCTGTACCTCAAGGGTCTCCAGCCGGCCGTCGACGAGGCGGTGGCGCAGTCCGAGGCGAAGACGAAGATCGACGCGGCGACCCTGACCAGCCTTGAGGACCACGGCGGCACCGAGCACAGCCACGAGGGCGAGGAAGCGCCCTCCGACGAGGAGGCCTCCGCCCTCGACCCGCACGTCTGGCTCGATCCGGTGAAGTACGCCGAGATCGCCGACGGAGTGTCCGCCGCCTTCCAGAAGGCCGACCCGACCAACGCGGCGGAATACAAGCTGAACACCAAGGCGTTGACCGCGAAGCTGGCCTCGCTCGACACCTCGTTCGAGAACGGCCTGAAGAACACCACCACGAAGGTGTTCTTCACCAACCACGCGGCCTTCGGCTACCTCGCCGAGCGCTACGGCCTGACCCAGGAGGCCATCACCGGTGTCGACCCGGACAGCGAGCCGAGCGCCGCACGGATGAAGGAGCTCCAGCAGGAGGCGAAGGCGGACGGAGTGACCACCGTCTTCTACGAGACACTGGTCTCCGACAAGACCGCGAAGACCCTCGCCGAGGACGCGAACCTCACGACGGACGTCCTCGATCCGCTTGAGGGCATCACCGAGAAGTCCCGGGGCGACGACTACATCGCGGTCATGGAGGCCAACCTCAAGGCGCTGCGGACGGCCCTGGGCGCCAAGTGA
- a CDS encoding Fur family transcriptional regulator, with amino-acid sequence MTTAGPPVKGRSTRQRAAVAAALDEVDEFRSAQELHDMLKHKGDSVGLTTVYRTLQSLADAGEVDVLRTSDGESVYRRCSTGDHHHHLVCRVCGKAVEVEGPAVETWAEAIAVEHGFVNVAHTVEIFGTCAECSAVGR; translated from the coding sequence GTGACGACGGCCGGTCCGCCCGTTAAGGGACGATCCACCCGCCAGCGTGCCGCTGTGGCGGCGGCGCTGGACGAGGTCGACGAGTTCCGCAGCGCCCAGGAACTCCACGACATGCTCAAGCACAAGGGCGACTCGGTAGGCCTGACGACCGTCTACCGCACCCTCCAGTCCCTGGCGGACGCGGGTGAGGTGGATGTCCTGCGGACGTCGGACGGGGAGTCGGTCTACCGGCGCTGTTCGACCGGTGACCATCACCATCACCTCGTCTGCCGTGTGTGCGGCAAGGCGGTGGAGGTCGAGGGTCCGGCCGTGGAGACGTGGGCGGAGGCGATCGCCGTGGAGCACGGGTTTGTGAACGTGGCTCATACGGTGGAGATCTTCGGTACCTGTGCGGAGTGCTCTGCGGTTGGGCGGTAA
- a CDS encoding metal ABC transporter ATP-binding protein translates to MGEPVISLRGVRAELGSRPVLRGIDLTVGRGEVVALLGANGSGKSTAIRTVIGQVPVSAGEIELFGVPRRRFSDWRRVGYVPQRTTAAGGVPATITEIVSSGRLSRARFGVLRKADHEAVRRAIGLVGLADRAKDSVNALSGGQHQRVLIARALAAEPELLIMDEPMAGVDLASQEVLARTLREQVAAGTTVLLVLHELGPLEPLIDRAVVLRDGCVTHDGPPPKAVGQHALPGHDHVHPHAAHDAEPIRTGLLS, encoded by the coding sequence ATGGGCGAGCCCGTCATTTCGCTGCGCGGCGTACGCGCCGAGCTGGGCTCGCGCCCGGTCCTGCGGGGCATCGACCTCACCGTGGGCCGCGGTGAGGTCGTCGCGCTGCTCGGCGCCAACGGCTCGGGCAAGTCGACCGCGATCCGCACGGTCATCGGCCAGGTCCCGGTCAGCGCGGGCGAGATCGAGCTGTTCGGCGTCCCCCGCCGCCGCTTCTCCGACTGGCGGCGCGTGGGCTACGTACCGCAGCGGACGACCGCGGCCGGGGGCGTGCCCGCGACGATCACGGAGATCGTCTCGTCGGGCCGGCTCTCGCGGGCCCGTTTCGGCGTGCTGCGCAAGGCCGACCACGAGGCCGTGCGGCGGGCCATCGGCCTCGTGGGCCTCGCGGACCGGGCGAAGGACTCGGTGAACGCGCTGTCGGGCGGCCAGCACCAGCGCGTGCTGATCGCCCGTGCCCTCGCCGCCGAACCCGAGCTGCTGATCATGGACGAGCCGATGGCGGGCGTCGACCTGGCGAGCCAGGAGGTGCTGGCGCGGACACTGCGGGAGCAGGTCGCGGCCGGTACGACGGTGCTGCTCGTGCTGCACGAACTCGGGCCGCTGGAACCGCTGATCGACCGGGCCGTGGTCCTGCGCGACGGGTGCGTGACGCACGACGGGCCGCCCCCCAAGGCGGTCGGCCAGCACGCCCTGCCCGGCCACGACCACGTACACCCGCACGCGGCTCACGACGCCGAACCGATCCGGACGGGACTGCTGAGCTGA